The DNA region CCGCCATGGCCGACCGCCTGCGCCTCAGCGAGCGACTGCCCGCGGTGGGCACCGGTGGCGTCGAATAGCCCCGCGCCAGGATGACACCGGGCGTGCTCGAATTCGGCTATCGCGCTGAGGATTGCAGATTGTTCATGAGCAGGCCGAGAGTGAAATCGAAGCGTTCGTGTCCGCTGCCGGAGATCAGCTCGGTGGCATGGCGTTTCGTCAGCGGGAATTTCTCGGCGGGCAGTGCGGTGAAGCGGTCCAGCAACTCCTCCTGGCTGAGCACCCATTCCTGATTCCGATGCTTGCGTCGTTGCTCGACCAGCGACTGTTCCAGCGCATAGGCGCTGACGTAGAGGGACATCGCGTCGCAGGCCCATGCGGCCGTCCTCGGTTCGATGCCGCCCGCGAGCAGGATCGCCAGGATTCCTTCGCCGACCCGCAGCGTTTCCAGGTTGGTCGGAACCATGGCCAGCGCGGCGCGTGAGACGCCGGGGTATTGCAGGTACAGGTCGCGGATCTGCGTGTACACCTCGAGCAGCTGCGCGCGCCAGGCAGCCGGATCCGGCTCGGGCAGCACGACTTCGGCGTAGAGCCTGCCGATCAGCAGATCGTCGATGTCGTCCTTGTTGACGATGTGCGCATACAGCGACGACGGTCCGGTCCCCAGCACAGCCGCAACCCGCCGGATGGTCAGCGCGTCATACCCCTCGGTGGCGACGACTTCCAGAGCGGCGTCGGTGATCCGTTCGACGGTGATCGGCTTCTTGCGGGGCGCCGCCGCGGCGACCTCCGCCGCGGGGAGGGCATGGCGAGCTGCGCGACGCAGACGGGGATCGGCTGACATGTCGGTCACTATAACTTGACACGATCTAAGTTCGATAAGTAGAACTTGGATCGTCAGAACGAACTAAGTTCGTCCTCTTGTATCGATCTTCCCGGAGGTGAGTGATGCGAGTTTCCGTTGTCGGAGCCGGCCTGGGAGGTCTGGCCCTTGCACAGGGTCTGCGTGGTGCCGGTATCGAGGCCGAGGTGTTCGAGCGCGACCCGGGAATCGTCGCGCGGTTCCAGGGCTATCGGCTGGTGCTGGACCCGATCGGCTTCCAGGCGGTACGCGACTGCATACCGCCGCGCTGGTACCCGCTGCTGGACGAGATCGTCATGCCGGCCTCCGCCGAGCAGCTGATCCTGGATCAGCAACTGAACGAGATCGGCAAGCTCGGCGCGGGCCGAACCGGCATTGTCGTCGACCGCCAGGTGCTGCGACACCTGCTGCTGACCGGTCTCACCATCCACGGCGACGCCGCACTGACCGGCTACGACGTGCTGGCCGACGGCAACGTCCAAGCCCAGTTCGCCCGCCGCGGCCCGGCCACCGCCGACCTGCTCGTCGGTGCGGACGGCGTCAATTCCGCGGTGCGCGGGGTGTTGTCGCCGCAGACCACCCCGACCGACACCGGCGTCCGGTTCGTCATCGGCCGCACCCCGCTGACCGACGAATTCGCAGCCCTGTCCAAGGCTTTCGGCTCGAAGATCGCCGGCGACGGCGTCAGCCTGCTACTCGGCGCGATGCGCTTCCGCACCCCACCGAAGCAGGCCGCCGAACAACTGGCCCCCGAAGTCACACTGCCCGACATCGGCGACTACGTCCGCTGGGCGATGATCCTGCCGCCCAACGGCTCACTGCAGGACCTGACCGCCCAGGACGCCGTGCTGTCCAGAATGGAAGGTTGGCACCCGGCACTACGCGCGCTGATCGAGCAGGCCGACCCCGACAACAGCACGCTACTGTCCATCCGGGTGGTCAAGCCTGGCGAACGCTGGCCCTCCGGCCCGGTCACGCTGCTCGGCGACGCGATCCACGCCACCTCCCCGACCGGCGGCAACGGCGCGAACACCGCGCTCCGTGACGCAGACCTACTGCGCCGCTGCCTGATCGAGGCCAACGAAGGCCACCCAGATCTGCTCACGGCAGTCGACGACTACGAGCGCCAGATGTTCGAGTACGGCACCGAAGCCGTGCGCAACAGCCTCGAGAAGCTGCCCGCCTTCGCCCCCGAAGCCAAACTGTCCTGAGCCCGCCGTCCACCTCAGGC from Nocardia tengchongensis includes:
- a CDS encoding TetR/AcrR family transcriptional regulator — its product is MSADPRLRRAARHALPAAEVAAAAPRKKPITVERITDAALEVVATEGYDALTIRRVAAVLGTGPSSLYAHIVNKDDIDDLLIGRLYAEVVLPEPDPAAWRAQLLEVYTQIRDLYLQYPGVSRAALAMVPTNLETLRVGEGILAILLAGGIEPRTAAWACDAMSLYVSAYALEQSLVEQRRKHRNQEWVLSQEELLDRFTALPAEKFPLTKRHATELISGSGHERFDFTLGLLMNNLQSSAR
- a CDS encoding NAD(P)/FAD-dependent oxidoreductase, which produces MRVSVVGAGLGGLALAQGLRGAGIEAEVFERDPGIVARFQGYRLVLDPIGFQAVRDCIPPRWYPLLDEIVMPASAEQLILDQQLNEIGKLGAGRTGIVVDRQVLRHLLLTGLTIHGDAALTGYDVLADGNVQAQFARRGPATADLLVGADGVNSAVRGVLSPQTTPTDTGVRFVIGRTPLTDEFAALSKAFGSKIAGDGVSLLLGAMRFRTPPKQAAEQLAPEVTLPDIGDYVRWAMILPPNGSLQDLTAQDAVLSRMEGWHPALRALIEQADPDNSTLLSIRVVKPGERWPSGPVTLLGDAIHATSPTGGNGANTALRDADLLRRCLIEANEGHPDLLTAVDDYERQMFEYGTEAVRNSLEKLPAFAPEAKLS